The Salvia miltiorrhiza cultivar Shanhuang (shh) chromosome 2, IMPLAD_Smil_shh, whole genome shotgun sequence DNA window ttcttaattatttgaCCAAGTCCTTGGGATAAGCATATATActtattcttaattatttgaCCAAGTCCTTGGGATAAGCATATATACAAGCCGCAGTTATTGTCATTACACCACACCACAGTTTTAGTTTTACttaccaaaatttaaaatatatagatgcGTGTGAGGGTGGACCGCCGCATACCATGTGGTCAATTGCACGCaaagttttgcattttataaagggttaatagtgttttatatcCCGAATTTTCAgagtttttcataaaatattccgaactttcatttttctTCTACAAAACATTgaacttttagtttttttcataaaatgtttcGCTGTACAAAATTCAATGAcgaaaagatgataaaaaaaatcccGAACTTTTAACGTTTTCCAATAATGATGGTTTATAATATGATTTTTCAATAATGACGATctccaaaatatttctttcaacgagataattcatctttttgtcgctgaattttgtatagcaagatatttttttagaaaaaactAAAATTCGAGGCTTTtaagagaaaataaatatttgaaatattttgtTGAAAACACTGAAAATTCGGGACATAAAATACTATTAACCCGTTTTTAAATATAGCTAtaattcaaattcaatatttCTTTCGTGTCTTAGTTATCATCGCACTAGATAATGTAAAATTGTATTGACATTAATTTTTGTATGAAGGGTCGGTCTCTggtgcgacgggtccgccccgaccCAACCCGTGCCCTAGACCCGAAATCttgaatcctaaattattacatttgtttataataattgttacttttaataagcatgacatatacatttgttcgcacaaatgtatacttatataaatataagtatttaccttcatttaatataaagtattatattttctaaaccctaaattctgtaaactaaaccctaaaccctgtaagcTAAATCCTAaatatgaacactaaaccctaataggagtatttacttttaataagcataagatatacatttggtcgcacaaatgtatatttatgttaatataaatatttaccttcattcaatataaaacattatacatatcaatgattattttttcgtacgataataattatttgatcaaataataatgtaattatttatgcttattaaaagtaatcattgttataataaaaaataatatttgatatggagaaatgtaatgtttcaaaaatattatattaattgtaattattattgtaataaaaattaattaattattagaataaaaattattattattattataaagaaaggtaatgtttttaaaatattatatttcttcacaatattgatgttaactacttatattaacataaatatatatttatgtgtacaaatgtatatattatgtttattaaaagtaacaattattataaacaaatgtaataattaggaagATGAGTCAAACCCACGCGAGTTAGGGTTTCGGATCAGGAGGGCGGATTTGGGgcgcgggtcgacccgtcgcatgggatgcgacggtcgcacccaataaTCCGCGTTGTATGAAATATGCCATAAATAAAATAtgccacatatatatatagataagtGATAAGTCTAATTCTTGTCTTTTTCAACAATATATGTGGTTTACGTAATACGATGAATTGAATGACACTGACATAAATAATCTAACTTGATAAAATATCTGATATAACTTGCGTGAATTCATCATtcaattgaataattatttatgattaatttaaaattaaacaaattatttaatcattctGCAATTCTATTATATCTTgtcaattttatttatctcatCTATCAATTCAAAAGTCGAATATAATCAAAAGTCACCTTAATTAGCTTATAATTTCACATTAAAAACTCCAGACGACATCACCACAATTTGTAAAAAAGGAACATTAGCCTATAATTCCACATTAACGAGTTGGGACTGTATCGCCTACTACATGCCAATACTGTagaatgctaaaataaaatatcatttcaCACACGATACAAATATTACGGAAATACTTCGATTACTGATCTCAATCCTAAAATAGGAgtgattttataattttgaaagcCAGCAGCATAAAAGAGCTTTGCCCACTCTTTCTCGGTTCTCTCTTTTCCAGTAAGCAAAGTCATCATAAGCATATCCATGGAGAGCTGAGTTTCAATGGCATCATCTTCTTGTTTCTCATAATCCAGAACAATTTCCACAATTATCACTTTCCCACCACTCTCTTTACTTGGAAGTATTGCTTCTTTGCATTTTTCCAGAATCTTAACAGAATCTTCATCGCCCCAATCGTGAAATATCCACTGTTAACGATATAAAtaatacaataattaattaaaagggTTCGATTAAAGCAATTAATCATTTAGCAAATCTGCAATTAAGCACGACAGTTAAAAGGTTTCGACCATGACCAATTCACATTGTATTGCAGCAAAACAAAGCATGCCCTATGAACTATGTCGTTTTATGCAGAATTCAAAGTTTATTAATGCTTCACGCGGTTCGGCCATAATAGGGAGAgttcatttattattttgattggACGCCGATTGAAACGATATTGACTTTCATACCTTGAGAAAAACTGCATCAGCAGAAGGAATGGAGTCAAACATGTCTCCACTAACAAAGCTCAGATTCTCAGATCCCTCAAGTCCGGCAACGACGTGGGGGAGCTCGAGCACGACGCATTTCAAGCCGGAAAAGGCGTCTGCAACGATCTTCGCCACCGTGCCGGTACCGCCGCCCACATCCACTACTGTTTTCAGACCCTCAAAAACATGCTTGCATTTGTCAACAAGAATGCTTCCCACAAACCTTGCATCGCTAGCCATTCCCTTATTGAACACTTGATTAAAATTCTTATCCTTGTTTGCATTTTCCCAGAAATTCATCCCATTTCTCGTGACGAATGGAGATGGGCTTTCATCTTTGAACCATTCCATCACATTATGGAACGGATCCACAATGATGGGATCAGTCATAGCGAGCGCAAAAGGGGCGAAGCTCAAGGGCTCGTCTCTCAGCAAGAGACGCGAAGTCGTAGTGAGCGAGTAAGCCTCTTCCTCGTCGTCGGAGATGTTCACCTTGTCGAAGATTCTGGAATGGACTAGAAATCGCATGAGGCGGTAGAGGCCGTGGGATTTGGCATTGTTGATGGAGAGGGCGTCGGCCAGCTGAGAAAGTGTGATAGGCTTGCCGTGTTTGTGAATGATATCGGGTATGCCTAATAGAAGAGCGGACTTTAGAGACATGGAATTTATGTAGTTGAAAGTGAGATTCCAAACATGGGTTTGAGCATCCAGAAATTCTTGGGTGGAATCTACTGCATTAGGCAACGCCATTGTTGGAGTGTTAGTGTTGTTGATACTTGTGAAGTTTTGCCATTgtgtggcggatccaggatttaaAAACTGGGAgtgcaaaaaataatcttataaacaCTGGCAGAGCTAGGATTTTTTTGAGGGTGTTGAACttttacgggggttcggggacggtagcccccaaattttttttttaggccTTCAGtacattttagatattttttttttttactaaaatacaaatataattagtAATAACTCTGCATTCCAAATACAAAATATGTaggttcaatttttttatttaattaagaattgaggTAAAGAATTGATTAACTGATGGGCTCgatcaaaagaatgaaaaagaaagagatgattggctctctttttagttgggccaatggaatttaggattttaaaaactgaatttttcttttattttcgattaaaacttttatttgggGGTGCAAacctt harbors:
- the LOC131012338 gene encoding 8-hydroxyquercetin 8-O-methyltransferase-like → MALPNAVDSTQEFLDAQTHVWNLTFNYINSMSLKSALLLGIPDIIHKHGKPITLSQLADALSINNAKSHGLYRLMRFLVHSRIFDKVNISDDEEEAYSLTTTSRLLLRDEPLSFAPFALAMTDPIIVDPFHNVMEWFKDESPSPFVTRNGMNFWENANKDKNFNQVFNKGMASDARFVGSILVDKCKHVFEGLKTVVDVGGGTGTVAKIVADAFSGLKCVVLELPHVVAGLEGSENLSFVSGDMFDSIPSADAVFLKWIFHDWGDEDSVKILEKCKEAILPSKESGGKVIIVEIVLDYEKQEDDAIETQLSMDMLMMTLLTGKERTEKEWAKLFYAAGFQNYKITPILGLRSVIEVFP